The genomic segment CGGCCGCGCGTAACGCAGCGCTTCCGCGGGCTCGTCCAGTTCGACCCCGACAAATGCGGCGGCTGCGCCATCTGCAAGTTCCGCTGCACCTCGCGCGCCATTGACTTCAAAGGCGGCAAGGGCGAGTTCACGTGGAGCTACAACCCCGGCCAGTGCACCTTCTGCGGCCGCTGCGTTGAGGGCTGCAAAGATCACGCGCTAAGCCAGGAAATGGCCCCGCCTCCTATCTACACCACATCCGGCGAGTTGAAGAAGTCCTATACCGTCGCACGCAAGGCCACCGTCAAGCCCGCCACTGCACCGGCCGCGCAGACCTCAACTCCCGCAACCTCCAACATCGGAGGCGCACAATGAGCACTCCTGCAAGCACTCTCCCCGCAATGCCCGAAGTTCCGGGTATATGGACTGAACGGGGCGGCGTCTTCTGGCTCGACGAGCACGGCCTCAACGTGCGCGAAGTGGCCGCGAGCATGAATGCCTCCGGAGCGCGCTTTGTCACCATCACCGCCTATCAGTTGCCAAAAGACGAAGGCTTCCGCCTCGAATATCACTGGGACCTCGCCGGCCGTCTGCTGGGCTTTGGATTCAATGTGGCCGGCAGCTCAACCGACAGCATCTACGACCTCTGCGAAGCATCTGACTGGATCGAACGCGAAATCCACGAGGGTTTCGGCATCAACTTCACCGGCCGCGAGTATGAGCCTCTGCAGATACGCAGCGGAGCCGCCATCGGCGTCAATCTGCGCGAAATCGGCCAGCCTGGCCCAACGCCCAAGCAGGAGGTCCTGCAATGAGCTACAAAATCCCCATGGGCCCATTCCACCCCGCGCTGGAAGAGCCCTACAAGCTCGACATGACCTGCGAAGGCGAAACCGTGCGCGAAGCGAAACTGCACATCGGCTTCAACTTCCGCGGCATTGAGCACCTGGCCGAGACGCGCAACTACATCCAGGTGGTCGCCCTCATGGAGCGCGTGTGCGGCATCTGCTCTTTCATCCACACGCTCACACTGTGCCAGGCCATGGAGAAGCTCACCGGCCTGGAGCCCCCTCCGCGCGCGAAATACATCCGCGTGGCAATGGCCGAGCTCGAACGCCTGCACTCGCACGTCCTCTGGGCCGGAATCGCCGCCAAACTCATGGGCTTCAAGACCATGTTCATGACATGCTTCGAGTTACGCGAGAAAGTCATGGATGTGCTCCAAGCCATTTCCGGCAATCGCGTCAATTACTCAATGAATTGCATCGGCGGCGTCAACCGCGATATCGAAGACCCGCTCTCGCTCCTCCCGATGATCGACGTCCTGGAGCGGGAGATGGTGCGCACCGTCATCCCCATCTTCACAACGAGCAGAACAGCCATGTCGCGGTGCGCGGGCATCGGGGTGCTCACGCATGAGAAGGCCTTATCGCTCGCCGTCGTCGGCCCGGTTGCGCGCGCTTCGGGAGTTGGGCAGGACCTCCGCCGCGACGCTCCCTATGCCGCTTACGAAGAGATGCAGTTCGAAGTGCCGGTTGAGCCTGACGGCGATGTAAAGGCCCGGCTGCTGGTCCGCGCGCTTGAGATTCTCGAAAGCTGCAAAATCCTCCGCCAGGCGCTGGGCAACATGCCCCCCGGCGAAATCGTCACGGGCGACGGCAAGTTCAATTTCATCAGCGGCACAGCCACAGCTCGTGTCGAAGCGCCGCGCGGTGAAGTCATGTATAGCGTTACGTGGAAGGAACATTCCCGCAATCCATCACGTGTTCACGTGCGCACGCCCACGTTCGCTAACATGCCTGCCGTCCGCTACATGGTCATGGGCGCCCGCCTCGCGGATACGCCGCTCATCCAGGCATCCATCGATCCCTGCTACTCATGCACTGACAGGTGACGCCCGTTACTTTCCAGAAACTGGCAATAGTGCCAATTGCGAACAAATCTTCCCGACGTATCATCGGGCACATTCTTAAGTGACAGATGTCACGGCCAATCGTGTTGCTTTTTGACTATAAAGAAGCGAACGCGACGCGCAATAAGAATCGCCGCACGAGTTCCACGCGGTGAAAGGTCGCGATCGGGAGGAAATGTGCCAGTATTCACACCGCCCCCGCTGCCCAGTGACGACAAGCGTTGGAAAATCGTCAATGGCACCATGCGCAAAAACGGGTTCGCCCGCCACGCACTGATCGAAACCCTTCATACAGTTCAATCGTCGTTCGGTTATCTGGACGACACGGCCATCCGTTTTGTGGCGCAATCGCTGAAAGTTCCTCTCAGCCAGGCTTACGGGGTGGTGACCTTCTATCACTATTTCAGCCTGAAACCTCCCGGCAAGCACACCATGACCATCTGCACCGGCACGGCCTGCTACATCAAGGGCACAGACAAGCTTGTGGCCGATGCAGAAAAACACCTGAATGTCTCTGCGGGCAACACCACCAAGGATGGCCAGATCAGCCTGATGACTGCCCGTTGCGTGGGCGCCTGCGGACGCGCTCCCGTCGTTCTCACGGACGGCCAGATGGTCGGACAGATGTCATCGGAGCACATGATCGAGCAACTGGAAAGGTGGGCGGTGGAATGACCATTGAAGAGCTTGATCTGATCGCCAAACAGGTCCGCGCAGAAAACGCCAAGTTCGACTACGAAGTCAACGTCTGCATGGGCACCGGTTGCCTGAGCCAGAACTCCGACAAACTGAAGGACGCCCTGGCCAAAACAGTGGAAGACAGCGGCAAGAATGCGCTGATTCGCCGGACCGGTTGCATGGGCTTATGCGCGGCTGGACCTCTGGTGTTGGTCGACCCCGACGAGGTGCTCTACCAGCACGTCGAAGAAGGCCACGCCCAGAAGATCGTTGACAGCCTGGGCGGCAAGCCAGTGGCCGAGCTGCAGTGCGAGCTCCGCGACCACTTCGACCAGCAGGTCCATGTAGTGCTGGAAAACTCCGGCCAGATCGATCCCGAAAGGATCGAAGACTACATCGCGCACGACGGCTACCGCGCCCTGCTGATGGCGGTGAACGACATGACGCCCAGCGGCGTGATCCGCCAGATCACCGAGAGCGGACTCCGGGGGCGCGGCGGCGGCGGCTATCCCACCGGCCTGAAGTGGTCCACCGTTGCCAAGGCTCACGGCGAAACAAAGTACGTGATCTGCAATGGCGACGAGGGCGACCCGGGCGCATTCATGGATCGCTCAGTGCTCGAAAGCGATCCGCAGCGCGTCATCGAAGGCATGGCGATTGCCGCCTACGCCGTTGGCGCCAACAAAGGCTACGTCTATGTGCGCGCAGAGTATCCGCTGGCGGTCAGCCGCCTGCAGGCCTGCCTGCGCGATGCGCGCCGCCGCGGTCTGCTCGGCAGCAACATCGGCAACACGCCCTTCAGCTTCGATGTAGAAGTTCGCCTGGGCGCCGGCGCCTTTGTATGCGGCGAAGAAACCGCGCTCATCGCCTCCATCGAAGGCCGCCGCGGCACACCAAGGCCGCGTCCGCCCTATCCCGCGGTCAGCGGACTCTGGGGCAAGCCGACGCTCATCAACAACGTTGAGACCTTTGCCAACATCGCACCCATCATCCGCAATGGCGGGCGCTGGTTCGCCGCCATGGGATCCGAGCGTTCGAAGGGCACCAAGGTCTTCGCTCTCACCGGCAAGATCAAGAACACGGGGCTTGTCGAAGTGCCCATGGGCATCAAGCTTCGCGAAATCATCGAGAAGATTGGTGGCGGCGTTCCCGACGGCCGCAAGTTCAAAGCCGTGCAGACGGGCGGCCCTTCCGGCGGCTGCCTGCCCGAATCCATGCTCGACATCGGTGTCAGCTACGACGCGCTGATGGCGGCAGGCTCCATCATGGGCTCCGGCGGCATGATCGTCATGGACGACACCTCCTGCATGGTCAACGTGGCTCGCTTCTTCGTCGAGTTCTGCATGACCGAGTCCTGCGGCAAGTGCATTCCCTGCCGCGCCGGCACCGCGCAGATGTACACCATCCTCACCAAGTTCTGTACCGGCACCGGCACCATGGCCGACCTCGAACTGCTTGAAGAGCTCTGCGACACCGTCAAGAGCGCCAGCCTGTGCGGCCTCGGCCAGACCGCTCCCAACCCTGTGCTGAGCACGCTCAAGTACTTCCGCAACGAATACATCGACCACATTGTGCACAAGCGCTGTACTGCAGGCGTTTGCAACATGGCGGCCTCCACGGCCAAGCCCGCCGAGGAGGTGCTGGCATGAGCGACACCGCAGAAGTCAAAACTCTAGTCATCGATGGGCAGGAAGTCAGCGCGGTTCGCGGACAGACAATCCTCGAAGTGGCCCGTGAGAACGACATCCAGATCCCGACGCTCTGCCATCTCGAAGGACTCACCGATGTCGGCGCATGCCGGCTCTGTGTGGTCGAGATCAAGGGCAGCAACAAGCTCTTCCCAGCCTGCGTCACTTCTATCTACGAAGGCATGGAAGTCAGCACCAACTCCGAGCGCCTGCAGAAGCACCGCCGCATGATCCTCGAGCTGCTGTTCACGGAGCGCAACCACATCTGCTCCGTCTGCGTGGCGAACGGTCATTGCGAACTGCAGTCGCTGGCGCAGGACCTGGGCCTCACGCACGTGCGGCTGCCCTATCGCAATCCCGAGTTGACGATCGACGCTTCCCACGAGCGCTTCACGGCCGATCACAATCGCTGCATCCTGTGTACGCGTTGCGTTCGCGTCTGCGCCGAAGTTGAAGGCGCGCATGTGTGGGACGTGATGGGCCGCGGCATCAACTCCATGATCATTACCGATCTTCACGAGAACTGGGGCGAATCAACCTGCACGCGCTGTGGTAAATGCGTCCAGGTCTGTCCCACCGGGGCTCTTTACGATAAGGGCAAGATTGGATCCGACCACCCCAAGTACCCGGATTTTCTCCCGTACCTGAACCTGATGAGGGAAGCGCGATGAGCAAACTAAAACTAGCAACAGCATGGCTCGACGGATGCTCCGGATGTCACATGTCGTTCCTCGACATGGACGAACGGCTGCTCGAACTGGCAGAGTTCGTCGATCTCGTCTACAGCCCCCTCGTCGATTTAAAGGATTTTCCTGACCAGGTAGACATCACGCTCGTCGAAGGCGCGGTAGCTTCCGTCGACGACGAAGCCAAGATTAAGAAAATCCGCGCGCACACAAAGATGCTCATCGCCATAGGCGACTGCGCCATCACTGGGAACGTCCCGTCGATGCGCAACCCCATCGGCCCTGAGCCCATCCTCGATCGCGCCTACATCGAGAACGCAACCCTCCAGCCGCAGATTCCCTGCGTAGTGGTGCCCAAGCTGCTTAAAGTGGTCCGGCCGGTTCACGAGTTCGTGGAAGTGGACGTATTCCTTCCCGGATGCCCGCCCTCGGCCGACACTTTCCACACGGCCCTCACTGCCATCATCAGCGGAGAGCCGCTGGACATTCCGGCCCTCACCCGCTTTGGAGCCTGAAAGGATCAGAGACTGTCATGAGCCAGACCATCACCATAGATCCTGTCACGCGCCTCGAAGGCCACGGCAAGATCACCATCCAACTCAACGATCAGGGCGAGGTTGCCGACGCTCACTTCCACGTCACGCAGGTGCGCGGATTCGAGCGCTTCTGCGAAGGCCGCCCCTTCTACGAGATGCCCGCCCTCATGGCGCGCATCTGCGGAATCTGCCCCGTCTCGCACCTCGTCGCATCCGCCAAGGCATGTGAGGCCATCATGTCGGTGCGCATCCCGCACACCGCCGCGCAGTTGCGTCGCGTCCTTAACCTTGCTCAGATGGTGCAGTCGCACTCGCTGAGCTTCTTCCACCTCTCCTCGCCCGACCTGCTGCTGGGCATGGAATCCGATCCAACCAAGCGCCACATCTTCGGCGTGGCCGCGCAGAACCCCGAACTCGGCCGCGCTGGCATTGCCCTGCGCCGCTTCGGCCAGCGCGTCATTGAGCTGCTCGGCTCCAAGCGCATTCACACCGGCTGGGTCATCCCCGGCGGCGTCACCGATCCGCTCACCGCCGCCAATCGTGACGAAATCCTCGCCATGATGCCGGAGGCCTACAGCAACGTGAAGCTGGCTCTGGCCGCCTACAAGCAGCTCGCGTCCAACTTCAAGCAGGAGATCGAAGTCTTCGCCAACTTCCCGTCGATGTACCTCGGCCTGATCAACGAAGACGATTCGATCGAGTTCACCGACGGCACATTGCGGCTGATCGATGAGAAGGGGAAGACCGTCGAGGAAAGCATCACAGCGACGCAGTTCCCCGATCTGATCGGCGAGGCTGTCGAGCCGTACTCCTACACCAAGTTCGTTTACTACAAGCCGTTCGGCTATCCGGAGGGCAGCTATCGCGTGGGTCCGCTCGCCCGCCTGAACATCGTCAAGAAGATGGGCACGCCTCTGGCCGAGCCCGAGCTGGCCGAATTCAAGCAGCTTGCCAACGGACCGGTAGAGAGCTCCTTCTACTACCACCACGCCCGGCTCATCGAGGTGCTCTACGGAATCGAGAGGATCGAACAGATCCTCGCCGATCCGCTCATCCTCGACAAGCATGTACGTGCAACAGCCGGCGTGAACCGCCTTGAAGGCGCTGGCCAGAGCGAGGCGCCCCGCGGAACGCTGCATCATCATTACAAAGTCGACGCCGACGGCAAGATGGTCTGGGCCAACCTGGTAGTGGCAACGGGCCACAACAACAACGCGATGAACAAGGGCGTTCTGCAGGCCGCGAAAGCCTACGTGCGCAACGGCAAGTTCACTGAGGGCGCTCTCAACCGGGTCGAGGCTGTTATCCGCACCTTCGATCCATGCCTGAGCTGCTCCACTCACGCCTTCGGCCAGATGCCGCTCGCCATGACGATCCTGTCAGCGGACGGTGAAGTCGTCGACAAGGTCGTTCGCTAATGCATTTCCTGAGTAGCTCTGTCTCGAAGCCGATGCTCTCAAGTCGCCGCGACCATCAGGGAGCGGAGACCCAGCAGGACGCCGGCGAGGACACAGAAACTCAGGAAATGCCGGAGAACCTTATGAGTACTCCCTGGGTCCGATGCCTGATCCTCGCCTGCGGAAACACGCTCCGCGGGGATGATGGCATCGGACCATTTCTTTGTTCCTGGGCCGGCGAGCGGTTCGCCGGCGAACCCGGCGTACAGACAATCGCGCGCCAGCAGTGGACCCCCGACCTCGCCCAGGACATCGCCAATGCTGAGTCGGTTCTCTTCATCGACTGCGCAGTCGACCTGGGACCAGGGCAGCTTCTGCTGCGCCAAATCAAGGCCGCCCCACCCGCGGCCGTTTCCACGCACCATTCCGGCGCCGCCGAGCTGTTGCGGCTCGCGCAGGATCTCTACAACGCCACACCGCGAAGAGCCTGCCTGCTAACCATCGGCGCCGGTTCCGTCGACCTTGGCGAAGAGTTCAGCGCGCCAATGCAGGCCGCGATCCCCAACGCCAAGGGGCTGCTTGAGCTCACCCTGCGGCAGTTACTGCGCCGCCCAACCGTCTAGCGGAGATAACCCGCCAGTTTGAATGAGTACGCGTAATCGCCCGCCAGCTGCGCCGGAAGCGTAATCTTCAACCCATTCCCTTCCGCCGCCGCAGTCAGTGTGTTCGTACTTCCAAGTTGGCTCACCCTCGCGTCCTGTTTCGCAGGCACATCCGCCAGCGTGAGCGTCTGCGCCTTCGGCTTCCCAATCACCGTCACGTACAGGTCGTCGCCCTTGCGTGTATACCGCACTTCATTGCCCTCAGCCGACTTCCCTTCTGCATGGGTCCAAGGCGTCGTGTCGTAGATGGCCTCGCCGTTCTGCTTCAGCCACGCGCCCAGCGCCTTCAGCCGCTCCATCTGCACTGGCGGAATCGTCCCGTCCGCCTCCGGCCCCACATCCAGCAGCAGGTTGCCGTTCTTGCTCACGATATCCACCAGGAGCGCAATCAGCTCGCCCGGCGCAATCGTCTCCTTCTCACCTTCCGCCCGGTTGTAGCCAAACGAGCGTCCCAGTCCGCGGCATTCTTCCCACTTCTTCTCGCTGATCTTGCTCAGCTTTTCGTACTCGGGCGACTTGAAATCCGCATGCTTGATGCCGAACCGGTCGTCAATCACGCCGTCGGGAATCGCGTTGTAATAGTCCGCCTCCACCTGCAGCGCGCGCCCGGTTTTCGGCCAGTCGATATCGTTCCACAGCAGCATCGGATGGTACTTCTCGATGAGCTCGTGAATCTGCGCGAACGCATAATCGCCGTACGCCTTCGACTGCGGCTTGACCGTCTCATAGTCCGACGCAATCCGGATCGGCCCGGCATTGAACGTCCAGTCGTAGCCGCCCGAGTAATAAAGCCCCATCTTCATCCCCTGCTTGTCGACGGCCTTGGTCAACTCGCCGACCAGATCGCGCTCAGCGTGCAATTCCGCCGGCTTAAGACTTGGGTTGGGATTCGGCGTCGTGCTCGGCCAGAGCGTGAACCCCTCGTGGTGCTTGCTGGTCAGCACAACGTAGCGCGCTCCGGCCATCTTGAATGCCGCCGCCATCGCATCGGGATTCCACTTCCTCGACTCCCGATTGAACTCCGGCGCGAACTCGTAATATCCCTTATCACCGTAGTGCTCGCGGTGATAGTGCGCCGTCGGCGAATCAGGCACCCGCATCGTGTTCAGATACCATTCCGCGTACGGGTCGTACTTGATGTAATCATTCGAAGAGAAATCATGATCCGGATGGGTCAGCGGCGCCCACCCTGGCACCGAGTACAAGCCCCAGTGGATGAAGATGCCGAGTTTGGCCCCAGCATACCAATCCGGCAGCGGATGCTTGTCCAGCGACTCTATCGTCGGCTCATATTTCTCCGGGGCCTGAGAGCGGAGACTGCTCGCACCCATCAGCAATGCAACCGCCACAGCACACAAAACGCCGGTGTTTCGCTTCATCTTGTTTCCTCTGTCGTGCTTCGAAGGAATCATAACAACCCAGACCGGGATGCCCTCTTCCATCACACCTTCATCGCGCGCAAAAAGAACGGCTGCACTCATCACATAGTGCAGCCGGGATTCGAATCGTACTTAAAGAATCAGAACGCTGCCACAGTCTGACGCAGGCTATAGGAGCTCAGCGTCTTGATATAGTTGCCGCGGTCGAACGGCGAGACATCCGGCACCGATCGCCGGCTCAGGCAGCCGCGGGTCCCGGCCAGCGACGTATACTCGCGCTTCTCCAGCCAGTACTGCAGATCGGCCAGCACGCGCCCAATGTGCTCGATGCCGTGAATGTGCAGCGCCGAGGCCATCATCGCTACCGAACCGCCGGCCATGATCGACTTCAGCACATCCTCTGCCGTGTGCACACCGCCGGTGATCCCGATATCCATATTGGTATGCCCATAGAGAATTGCCGCCCAGTGCAGCCTTGGCAGCAGCTCCGATGGAGTGGAGAAGTGCAGCGAAGGCCGTACCTCCAGCGTCTCAATATCGAAGTCCGGCTGGTAGAACCGGTTGAATAGCACGATGCCGCGAGCGCCCGCGTCTTCCAGGCACGCCACAAGGTGTGGAATGCTCGTGAACGACTGCGACAGTTTCACCGAAACCGGCACTTTGACCGCACGGCAGACGCCTTCCACCAGGTCGAGCAATTGCAGCTCAACATCGCGTGAGGTCTGGCTGCGATCCGTCGCCAGCGCATACGTATTCAATTCGATGGCGTCAGCTCCGGCCTGTTCCATCTCCTTTGCATAGCGCACCCAGCCGCCGCTGGTCGCGCCGTTCAAGCTAGCCAGGATCGGGATGCTCAGGGCCTCCTTCGTACGCCGCAGATAGTCGAGATAGACATCGTGCGTCATCCGATAGTCTGCCTGCTCGGGCAGGTAGTGCAACGACTCCGGAAACGAATCGGTGCCGCGCGAGAGGTCCTCATCCAGCGCCTGCGACTCCAGCGTTAACTGCTCTTCGAACAGCGATGTCAGCACGATCGCCGACGCGCCGGCGTCTTCCATCCGGCGCGCGTTATCCAGCGACTCTGACAGCGGGGTCGAACTAACCACGATGGGCCCTTTCAGGGGCAGGCCCAGGTAAGTCGTCTTAAGATCTATCATTCCGTCCCTCCGGCAGCTACCGGTTCAGGTTTCTCGCTCGGCTTTTCCACGGGAGCGATATGCGGGGTTTCACCGCGGCCCGGCATGGCGGCGCGGGCGCTGTAGACACGCCATTGGCGCTCCACATCGTCCTGCGCTTCCTTCAAAAGTTCTGCGGCCAGTTCCGGGTTTCCGCGAGCGAGCATCGTGTAACGCGCTTCGCGATAGGCATACTCCTTCAAGCGGATCGAGGGAGACTTCGAATCCAGCTGGAAGGGGTTCTTGCCTTCTTCGCGGAGCACAGGGTTGTAACGCATCAGCGGCCAGTAGCCGGACTGCACAGCCAGCTTCTGCTGTTCGAGTCCGTGCAC from the Occallatibacter riparius genome contains:
- a CDS encoding Ni/Fe hydrogenase subunit alpha; translated protein: MSQTITIDPVTRLEGHGKITIQLNDQGEVADAHFHVTQVRGFERFCEGRPFYEMPALMARICGICPVSHLVASAKACEAIMSVRIPHTAAQLRRVLNLAQMVQSHSLSFFHLSSPDLLLGMESDPTKRHIFGVAAQNPELGRAGIALRRFGQRVIELLGSKRIHTGWVIPGGVTDPLTAANRDEILAMMPEAYSNVKLALAAYKQLASNFKQEIEVFANFPSMYLGLINEDDSIEFTDGTLRLIDEKGKTVEESITATQFPDLIGEAVEPYSYTKFVYYKPFGYPEGSYRVGPLARLNIVKKMGTPLAEPELAEFKQLANGPVESSFYYHHARLIEVLYGIERIEQILADPLILDKHVRATAGVNRLEGAGQSEAPRGTLHHHYKVDADGKMVWANLVVATGHNNNAMNKGVLQAAKAYVRNGKFTEGALNRVEAVIRTFDPCLSCSTHAFGQMPLAMTILSADGEVVDKVVR
- a CDS encoding NADH-quinone oxidoreductase subunit C; translation: MSTPASTLPAMPEVPGIWTERGGVFWLDEHGLNVREVAASMNASGARFVTITAYQLPKDEGFRLEYHWDLAGRLLGFGFNVAGSSTDSIYDLCEASDWIEREIHEGFGINFTGREYEPLQIRSGAAIGVNLREIGQPGPTPKQEVLQ
- a CDS encoding dihydroorotate dehydrogenase-like protein; this encodes MIDLKTTYLGLPLKGPIVVSSTPLSESLDNARRMEDAGASAIVLTSLFEEQLTLESQALDEDLSRGTDSFPESLHYLPEQADYRMTHDVYLDYLRRTKEALSIPILASLNGATSGGWVRYAKEMEQAGADAIELNTYALATDRSQTSRDVELQLLDLVEGVCRAVKVPVSVKLSQSFTSIPHLVACLEDAGARGIVLFNRFYQPDFDIETLEVRPSLHFSTPSELLPRLHWAAILYGHTNMDIGITGGVHTAEDVLKSIMAGGSVAMMASALHIHGIEHIGRVLADLQYWLEKREYTSLAGTRGCLSRRSVPDVSPFDRGNYIKTLSSYSLRQTVAAF
- a CDS encoding NADH-quinone oxidoreductase subunit B family protein, with the protein product MSKLKLATAWLDGCSGCHMSFLDMDERLLELAEFVDLVYSPLVDLKDFPDQVDITLVEGAVASVDDEAKIKKIRAHTKMLIAIGDCAITGNVPSMRNPIGPEPILDRAYIENATLQPQIPCVVVPKLLKVVRPVHEFVEVDVFLPGCPPSADTFHTALTAIISGEPLDIPALTRFGA
- a CDS encoding alpha-L-fucosidase translates to MKRNTGVLCAVAVALLMGASSLRSQAPEKYEPTIESLDKHPLPDWYAGAKLGIFIHWGLYSVPGWAPLTHPDHDFSSNDYIKYDPYAEWYLNTMRVPDSPTAHYHREHYGDKGYYEFAPEFNRESRKWNPDAMAAAFKMAGARYVVLTSKHHEGFTLWPSTTPNPNPSLKPAELHAERDLVGELTKAVDKQGMKMGLYYSGGYDWTFNAGPIRIASDYETVKPQSKAYGDYAFAQIHELIEKYHPMLLWNDIDWPKTGRALQVEADYYNAIPDGVIDDRFGIKHADFKSPEYEKLSKISEKKWEECRGLGRSFGYNRAEGEKETIAPGELIALLVDIVSKNGNLLLDVGPEADGTIPPVQMERLKALGAWLKQNGEAIYDTTPWTHAEGKSAEGNEVRYTRKGDDLYVTVIGKPKAQTLTLADVPAKQDARVSQLGSTNTLTAAAEGNGLKITLPAQLAGDYAYSFKLAGYLR
- the hoxU gene encoding bidirectional hydrogenase complex protein HoxU → MSDTAEVKTLVIDGQEVSAVRGQTILEVARENDIQIPTLCHLEGLTDVGACRLCVVEIKGSNKLFPACVTSIYEGMEVSTNSERLQKHRRMILELLFTERNHICSVCVANGHCELQSLAQDLGLTHVRLPYRNPELTIDASHERFTADHNRCILCTRCVRVCAEVEGAHVWDVMGRGINSMIITDLHENWGESTCTRCGKCVQVCPTGALYDKGKIGSDHPKYPDFLPYLNLMREAR
- the hoxE gene encoding bidirectional hydrogenase complex protein HoxE — translated: MPVFTPPPLPSDDKRWKIVNGTMRKNGFARHALIETLHTVQSSFGYLDDTAIRFVAQSLKVPLSQAYGVVTFYHYFSLKPPGKHTMTICTGTACYIKGTDKLVADAEKHLNVSAGNTTKDGQISLMTARCVGACGRAPVVLTDGQMVGQMSSEHMIEQLERWAVE
- a CDS encoding hydrogenase large subunit; translated protein: MSYKIPMGPFHPALEEPYKLDMTCEGETVREAKLHIGFNFRGIEHLAETRNYIQVVALMERVCGICSFIHTLTLCQAMEKLTGLEPPPRAKYIRVAMAELERLHSHVLWAGIAAKLMGFKTMFMTCFELREKVMDVLQAISGNRVNYSMNCIGGVNRDIEDPLSLLPMIDVLEREMVRTVIPIFTTSRTAMSRCAGIGVLTHEKALSLAVVGPVARASGVGQDLRRDAPYAAYEEMQFEVPVEPDGDVKARLLVRALEILESCKILRQALGNMPPGEIVTGDGKFNFISGTATARVEAPRGEVMYSVTWKEHSRNPSRVHVRTPTFANMPAVRYMVMGARLADTPLIQASIDPCYSCTDR
- a CDS encoding hydrogenase maturation protease; protein product: MSTPWVRCLILACGNTLRGDDGIGPFLCSWAGERFAGEPGVQTIARQQWTPDLAQDIANAESVLFIDCAVDLGPGQLLLRQIKAAPPAAVSTHHSGAAELLRLAQDLYNATPRRACLLTIGAGSVDLGEEFSAPMQAAIPNAKGLLELTLRQLLRRPTV
- a CDS encoding NuoF family protein, with the translated sequence MTIEELDLIAKQVRAENAKFDYEVNVCMGTGCLSQNSDKLKDALAKTVEDSGKNALIRRTGCMGLCAAGPLVLVDPDEVLYQHVEEGHAQKIVDSLGGKPVAELQCELRDHFDQQVHVVLENSGQIDPERIEDYIAHDGYRALLMAVNDMTPSGVIRQITESGLRGRGGGGYPTGLKWSTVAKAHGETKYVICNGDEGDPGAFMDRSVLESDPQRVIEGMAIAAYAVGANKGYVYVRAEYPLAVSRLQACLRDARRRGLLGSNIGNTPFSFDVEVRLGAGAFVCGEETALIASIEGRRGTPRPRPPYPAVSGLWGKPTLINNVETFANIAPIIRNGGRWFAAMGSERSKGTKVFALTGKIKNTGLVEVPMGIKLREIIEKIGGGVPDGRKFKAVQTGGPSGGCLPESMLDIGVSYDALMAAGSIMGSGGMIVMDDTSCMVNVARFFVEFCMTESCGKCIPCRAGTAQMYTILTKFCTGTGTMADLELLEELCDTVKSASLCGLGQTAPNPVLSTLKYFRNEYIDHIVHKRCTAGVCNMAASTAKPAEEVLA
- a CDS encoding 4Fe-4S dicluster domain-containing protein; its protein translation is MNMLLMLWKNFWSGPRTLLFPERPRVTQRFRGLVQFDPDKCGGCAICKFRCTSRAIDFKGGKGEFTWSYNPGQCTFCGRCVEGCKDHALSQEMAPPPIYTTSGELKKSYTVARKATVKPATAPAAQTSTPATSNIGGAQ